Proteins encoded within one genomic window of Variovorax sp. OAS795:
- a CDS encoding Rid family hydrolase: MTIQRISSPEVTEPAPGTWSNCLKVGDTVYVAGLTARDRNLQPMGGDEYAQARLIFERIAHLVTAAGGSMRDVVKLNIYVTRIANREQVWRARREFFEGAFPVATLVEVSALAQAAILVEIEAVAVLGHGGRPS; encoded by the coding sequence ATGACGATACAACGCATCAGCAGCCCCGAAGTCACCGAGCCGGCGCCGGGCACCTGGTCCAACTGCCTCAAGGTGGGCGACACGGTGTACGTTGCTGGCCTCACGGCCCGCGACCGCAACCTGCAGCCCATGGGCGGCGACGAGTACGCGCAGGCCCGGTTGATCTTCGAACGGATCGCGCACCTGGTCACCGCCGCGGGCGGCTCGATGCGCGACGTGGTGAAGCTCAACATCTACGTCACGCGAATCGCCAATCGCGAACAGGTCTGGCGTGCACGGCGCGAATTCTTCGAGGGCGCGTTTCCGGTCGCCACGCTGGTGGAGGTCAGCGCATTGGCGCAGGCCGCGATCCTGGTGGAGATCGAAGCGGTCGCCGTGCTGGGACACGGAGGGAGGCCATCATGA
- a CDS encoding VOC family protein: MKAIDLAYVRYQTPDLPRLETFLRDFGMHPAVPCDGKRLLMRGSGAAPFVYEAVLGNEPRFLGAGLQVASRGDLDALARLAGSSGVEPVPGLAGGGERVRMRMPDGFEIDALHGAVPAQPLHLPRVDDFNAAAAKPRKNVPVRVPRQSQPVRRLGHFVLHVSDHDVSVAWLRERFGLVASDYLAVPGEPGRTIGSFLRVDAGEAWVDHHCMLVLQAPVIGVHHCSFEMDGLDAVMSAHDFLLERGYTLDCGVGRHLLGSQIFDYWRDPFGFRIEHYTDGDVVNHLHRASVFAGTADETTQWGAKPPLDFFS, translated from the coding sequence ATGAAGGCGATCGACCTGGCCTATGTGCGCTACCAGACGCCGGACCTGCCGCGGCTGGAAACCTTCCTGCGCGACTTCGGCATGCATCCGGCCGTGCCCTGCGATGGCAAGCGCCTGCTGATGCGGGGGAGCGGTGCTGCGCCGTTCGTCTACGAGGCGGTTCTGGGCAACGAACCTCGCTTCCTCGGGGCCGGGCTCCAGGTGGCGTCGCGCGGCGACCTCGATGCGCTCGCGCGCTTGGCGGGCTCGAGCGGCGTCGAGCCGGTGCCCGGACTTGCGGGCGGCGGCGAGCGTGTGCGCATGCGCATGCCTGATGGCTTCGAGATCGATGCCTTGCACGGCGCCGTGCCTGCGCAGCCGCTGCACCTGCCGCGCGTCGACGACTTCAACGCCGCGGCGGCCAAGCCGCGCAAGAACGTGCCGGTGCGCGTGCCACGCCAGAGCCAGCCGGTGCGGCGCCTGGGCCATTTCGTGCTGCATGTCAGCGATCACGACGTGTCGGTGGCCTGGCTGCGCGAGCGCTTCGGGCTCGTCGCCTCGGACTACCTGGCCGTGCCCGGCGAGCCGGGTCGCACCATCGGCAGCTTCCTGCGGGTGGATGCGGGAGAGGCGTGGGTGGACCACCACTGCATGCTCGTGCTGCAGGCGCCGGTGATCGGCGTGCACCACTGCTCGTTCGAGATGGACGGGCTGGATGCCGTGATGAGCGCGCACGACTTCCTGCTGGAGCGCGGCTACACGCTCGACTGCGGTGTCGGCAGGCACCTGCTGGGCAGCCAGATCTTCGACTACTGGCGCGACCCTTTCGGCTTCCGGATCGAGCACTACACCGACGGCGACGTGGTGAACCACCTGCACCGTGCCAGCGTCTTCGCCGGCACTGCGGACGAGACCACCCAATGGGGGGCGAAACCGCCTCTGGACTTCTTTTCTTGA